A single genomic interval of Methyloceanibacter caenitepidi harbors:
- the queA gene encoding tRNA preQ1(34) S-adenosylmethionine ribosyltransferase-isomerase QueA, translating to MRTDLFDFELPDGLIALRPVHPRDAARLLVVHPGDPDVLADKVMAELPLLLEPGDALVFNDTRVIPAALQGVRTRGYATAQISANLIEKLDDHRWNALAKPGKRLEPGDRIQFGKDNDACALGSLTATVEAKGEDGLVTLAFDLSGPALHDAIEAEGAMPLPPYIAARRAPDDQDRTDYQTTFAREEGAVAAPTAGLHFTPKLLQTLEELGVVIYFVTLHVGAGTFLPVRAEDTDDHHMHAEYGEVSTETAFALNAVKSRGNRIVAVGTTSLRLLEAASDEFGTLKPFHGETDIFIVPGYRLRFVDRLLTNFHLPKSTLFMLVSAFSGLETMKRAYEHAIAEGYRFYSYGDACLLTPKDQA from the coding sequence TTGCGAACAGACCTTTTCGATTTTGAACTACCCGATGGACTGATCGCGCTGCGCCCGGTGCATCCGCGCGACGCCGCGCGACTTCTCGTCGTTCACCCGGGCGATCCCGACGTCCTGGCCGACAAGGTCATGGCGGAGTTGCCGTTGTTGCTCGAGCCGGGCGATGCGCTCGTCTTCAACGACACGCGCGTGATACCGGCGGCGCTGCAGGGTGTGCGGACGCGCGGCTATGCGACCGCCCAGATTTCCGCGAACTTGATCGAGAAGCTGGACGATCACCGCTGGAACGCGCTGGCGAAGCCGGGCAAGCGGCTGGAGCCCGGCGACCGCATCCAGTTCGGCAAGGACAACGATGCCTGTGCCCTCGGCAGCCTTACCGCCACGGTCGAGGCCAAAGGGGAGGACGGTCTGGTCACGCTGGCGTTCGATCTGAGCGGACCCGCGCTCCACGATGCGATCGAGGCGGAAGGGGCCATGCCGCTGCCGCCCTATATCGCCGCGCGGCGCGCGCCGGACGACCAGGACCGTACGGATTATCAAACGACGTTCGCGCGCGAAGAGGGGGCGGTGGCCGCGCCCACGGCGGGACTGCACTTCACGCCGAAATTGCTCCAAACGCTCGAGGAACTCGGTGTCGTGATCTATTTCGTGACGCTGCATGTGGGGGCGGGCACGTTCCTGCCTGTCCGCGCCGAGGATACGGACGACCACCACATGCATGCGGAGTACGGCGAGGTATCGACGGAAACGGCGTTCGCCTTGAATGCGGTCAAGTCGCGCGGCAACAGGATCGTGGCCGTCGGGACGACGAGTTTGCGGCTGCTCGAAGCCGCCTCCGACGAGTTTGGCACGCTGAAGCCGTTCCACGGCGAGACGGACATATTCATCGTGCCCGGCTATCGCCTGCGCTTCGTGGACCGCCTCTTGACCAATTTCCATTTGCCGAAATCGACGCTGTTCATGCTCGTCAGCGCCTTCAGCGGGCTCGAGACGATGAAGCGGGCGTATGAGCACGCGATCGCCGAAGGATATCGCTTCTATTCCTACGGCGATGCGTGTCTGCTGACCCCGAAAGACCAGGCGTGA
- a CDS encoding peptidylprolyl isomerase: protein MRPDLAPNHVARIKELARQGFYDGVPFHRVIEGFMAQTGDPTGTGAGGSGQKLAAEFNAEPHTRGAVSMARAQSPDSADSQFFICFDDATFLDRKYTVWGRVIEGMENVDQINRGEPPASPDKIVSAKIAADATG, encoded by the coding sequence ATGCGCCCCGACCTTGCGCCCAATCACGTCGCTCGCATCAAGGAACTCGCCCGCCAGGGATTCTACGACGGCGTCCCGTTTCATCGGGTGATCGAAGGCTTTATGGCCCAGACCGGCGATCCGACCGGAACCGGCGCAGGCGGTTCGGGTCAGAAGCTCGCAGCCGAGTTCAACGCCGAACCCCATACCCGTGGCGCGGTGTCGATGGCGCGGGCACAGTCGCCGGATTCGGCGGACAGCCAGTTCTTCATCTGCTTCGACGACGCCACCTTCCTCGACCGGAAATACACGGTCTGGGGCCGGGTGATCGAAGGCATGGAGAACGTCGATCAGATCAACCGGGGCGAGCCGCCGGCAAGCCCGGACAAGATCGTGTCGGCCAAGATCGCCGCTGACGCCACCGGATGA
- a CDS encoding DMT family transporter: MSGTAMLLTLVALATGAMIAMQAPINAELAARLGHPLSAALWSFCVGTVALAVVVLLFARGSTDLSALRSMPLYMLIGGGLLGAVYVLVNLVLAPKIGVAALMALAIAGQLAAALLLDRFGLFDLAQRELSVGRVSGVVLVLVGALMVRML, encoded by the coding sequence ATGTCCGGTACTGCAATGTTGCTGACGCTGGTGGCCCTGGCCACCGGCGCCATGATCGCCATGCAAGCGCCGATCAACGCGGAGCTTGCCGCACGCCTCGGGCATCCGCTCTCGGCCGCGCTGTGGTCTTTTTGCGTCGGCACCGTGGCCCTCGCCGTGGTCGTGTTGCTCTTCGCGCGCGGGAGCACGGATCTTAGCGCGCTGCGGTCCATGCCGCTGTATATGTTGATCGGCGGCGGGTTGCTTGGCGCCGTCTATGTGCTGGTCAACTTGGTTTTGGCGCCGAAAATTGGCGTTGCCGCGTTGATGGCTCTTGCCATTGCGGGACAACTGGCCGCCGCGCTTCTCCTCGACCGGTTCGGTCTTTTCGATCTTGCTCAACGGGAACTCAGCGTTGGGCGCGTGTCGGGCGTGGTGCTGGTGCTGGTCGGCGCGCTTATGGTTCGAATGCTCTAG